A stretch of Borrelia turcica IST7 DNA encodes these proteins:
- a CDS encoding quaternary amine ABC transporter ATP-binding protein: MYKASVRVRNLYKTFSYSNNKKQIVKAINSYEAGKDRAEIYRESSIFIANANISLDVYENEILVIMGMSGCGKSTFVRCLNGIYKIDSGSILVDNIEMNDINQKDLSALRKDKFAMVFQNFGLFPHMNVLRNVTYGLEVKGICKKVRIQKALDVLRLVGLEDAQYKYINELSGGMKQRVGIARALVVNPDILLMDEAFSALDPLIRGEMQDELLRLVDKLKKTVVFITHDLIEAFKLGNRIAFMKDGEIIQVGNPLEILENPSTDFIANFIKNLPVLSILKIKDIIKMDFAISEDSDGFNVIIKKEDNEFSLYNTTNKIRYSNLVSLKLGLDDEIKSIVQYLNKLNYLIITDDQDNIIGYIDLGEITGLLSK, from the coding sequence TTGTATAAGGCTAGCGTTAGAGTCAGGAACCTTTATAAAACATTTTCTTATAGTAATAATAAAAAGCAAATAGTTAAAGCAATAAATAGTTATGAGGCGGGAAAAGATAGAGCAGAAATTTATAGGGAGTCTTCCATCTTTATTGCAAATGCTAATATTAGCCTTGATGTTTATGAAAATGAGATTTTAGTTATTATGGGAATGTCAGGCTGTGGTAAGTCTACTTTTGTTAGATGTCTAAATGGTATATATAAAATAGATTCTGGGTCTATTTTGGTAGATAATATTGAGATGAATGATATTAATCAAAAGGATCTTTCTGCTTTAAGAAAAGATAAATTTGCCATGGTATTTCAAAATTTTGGACTTTTTCCACATATGAATGTTTTAAGAAATGTGACTTATGGACTTGAAGTTAAGGGTATTTGTAAAAAAGTTAGAATACAGAAAGCTCTTGATGTTTTAAGACTTGTAGGACTTGAAGATGCTCAATATAAATATATAAATGAACTCTCAGGTGGAATGAAACAAAGAGTGGGCATAGCACGAGCTTTGGTGGTTAATCCAGATATACTTTTAATGGATGAGGCTTTCTCAGCTCTTGATCCTTTAATCCGGGGAGAAATGCAGGATGAACTTTTAAGATTGGTAGATAAATTAAAGAAGACAGTTGTATTTATTACACATGATTTAATTGAGGCTTTTAAGTTGGGTAATAGAATAGCTTTTATGAAAGATGGAGAAATTATTCAAGTAGGGAACCCTTTGGAGATATTGGAAAATCCTAGTACAGATTTTATAGCTAATTTTATTAAAAATCTTCCTGTTTTAAGCATTTTAAAGATTAAAGATATTATTAAGATGGATTTTGCTATTAGTGAGGATTCTGATGGATTTAATGTTATTATTAAAAAAGAAGACAATGAGTTTAGCTTATACAATACAACTAATAAAATAAGATATAGTAATCTTGTTTCTTTGAAATTAGGGTTGGATGATGAGATAAAAAGTATTGTTCAATATTTAAATAAATTAAATTATTTAATAATAACTGATGATCAAGACAATATTATTGGATATATTGATTTAGGGGAAATTACTGGCTTGTTGTCGAAGTAG
- a CDS encoding glycine betaine ABC transporter substrate-binding protein — MKRLFIVILIIFIFTLLSCDKNDDLEISKTVKIAYVNWIGETAATNVIKVVFERMGYKVEIFPVTASVMYQYLASGQIDGMVSAWIPTADKFYYEKLKDKFIDLGANYEGTLQGFVVPSYVTISSIAELKGRGAEFGNKIVGIDAGSGTQLSVEETLKRYELDKEYELIPSSESVMLASLESAIKKNEWIVVPLWKPHWAFAKYDVKFLDDPLLSMGKSESVHTLVRLKLKEDDPDAYYLFDNFYWDDSLVLPLIDKNYKEPGREYKNAIEFVDKNKELVKSWVPDKYKNLFD; from the coding sequence ATGAAAAGGTTATTTATCGTTATTTTAATAATTTTTATTTTTACCTTACTTTCTTGTGACAAAAACGATGATTTGGAAATTTCAAAAACAGTCAAAATTGCGTATGTTAATTGGATAGGCGAGACAGCTGCTACTAATGTTATTAAGGTTGTTTTTGAGAGAATGGGATATAAGGTGGAGATATTCCCCGTTACAGCATCTGTTATGTATCAGTATTTGGCATCAGGTCAGATAGATGGGATGGTATCTGCTTGGATTCCAACTGCGGATAAATTTTATTATGAAAAGCTCAAGGATAAATTTATTGATCTTGGAGCTAATTATGAGGGGACATTACAAGGATTTGTGGTACCTAGTTATGTTACAATCTCTAGCATTGCTGAGCTTAAGGGTAGAGGAGCTGAGTTTGGGAATAAGATAGTAGGCATAGATGCTGGGTCAGGTACTCAACTTTCTGTAGAAGAAACTCTTAAGCGTTATGAATTAGATAAAGAATATGAGCTTATTCCTTCAAGTGAGAGTGTAATGCTTGCAAGTTTAGAGTCTGCTATTAAGAAGAATGAGTGGATTGTGGTTCCTTTGTGGAAACCCCATTGGGCATTTGCTAAATATGATGTTAAATTTTTAGATGATCCTTTATTATCAATGGGTAAATCTGAAAGTGTTCATACTCTTGTGAGACTTAAACTTAAAGAGGATGATCCTGATGCATATTATCTATTTGATAATTTTTATTGGGATGATAGCTTAGTATTGCCTTTAATAGATAAAAACTATAAAGAGCCCGGACGAGAATATAAGAATGCTATTGAATTTGTTGATAAAAATAAAGAACTTGTTAAAAGCTGGGTACCGGATAAATATAAAAATTTATTTGATTAA
- a CDS encoding efflux RND transporter permease subunit codes for MLVKRVVDKPITMLILFSLITMISFYTFTRLKIDLLPTMENSVLTIYTAYPGASPKEVEEKISSVLESGLTSVKNVEKIDSTSSKGVSIIVIKFYHGSNLDLALNEIRDVFESLKDILPKEASSPKIMRFRSGDIPVLKFVIYSDRSVSELRRYAVSIVKPKLESLNGVGLVEVLGGSDRNILIEISQNKLESYGLTLSEIAAAISSQNFEMSAGNIIDNGIEYLAQVSGKFASISDLENVVVSYRNPNTYSSSNTSLVQVTLKDIANIKNTFKELENYTYYNGKPSVILEVKKHSDANSITVSNTVNAEIDKIKRSLPRDISLDLVSDTSEFIKDSISSVKDSAYYGALLAVCIIFFFLRSFRATIIIGISIPLAVVITFCLMYFANISLNLLSLSGLALGIGMLVDCSIAVIDNIYKYRQKGTKLIPAAILGTQEMMLPIVSSTLTSICVFAPVLVFRSEVGFIADIVRDFAFTIVISLVASLFVAIFLVPILATHYVGLYTTFQKPIKNKFIKRVDDFFYGVYYVGEVFYVKLLKYVLSHKIIFSFIIIFSFILSIFSFVFLNVSSGPSVRYPEISFNFQFPNKIDLESSKFYADKFLEIMKDEIKVYKSVITEVYSNQVIFHFRLLSEEETSEKFVTDPEILKYRIYDRIGELYPDLNTKASTGGGGFFQGSPIDIRIVASDFEVARDYGNLLVNALKKEFPKLVNPVLNVKDEELQIDIDIDRDKVYSYGINMNTLSREIKANIDGISAGKYTESGLNYDILLRLDRRDITNLKDLDKIFVKNTSGVKIPLSSVAKLKKTKGVGALFRENQSSVVRLGAGIPPGENLALITSKVTDFVTNKFPQRDGILIDFKGEYNEFTKNMEQFKSIIFMAILLVFGIMASQFESLLKPFIIFFTIPLTVVGVVLIHFITREDISVFTGIGMLMLVGVVVNTGIVLVDYINLLVKRGFILREAVLEGGRSRFRPILMSALTSIIGLIPIAFSESSGGALVKPIAITFIGGMTASTFLTLLFIPMIFEIFSKISIKNFIFSKSLKFASKNSSQKNEVNTSDVKNNKANDNLNNFFIEDDED; via the coding sequence ATGCTAGTAAAGAGGGTCGTTGATAAGCCAATAACTATGTTAATATTGTTTTCATTAATAACTATGATAAGCTTTTATACCTTTACAAGGCTAAAAATAGATTTATTGCCTACAATGGAAAACAGTGTACTTACTATATATACAGCATATCCAGGAGCTTCTCCAAAGGAGGTTGAAGAAAAAATATCTAGTGTTCTTGAGAGTGGTCTTACTTCGGTAAAGAATGTAGAGAAAATAGATAGCACATCTTCTAAAGGGGTAAGCATTATTGTTATTAAATTTTATCATGGATCTAATTTAGATTTAGCTTTAAATGAAATAAGAGACGTATTTGAATCCTTAAAAGATATTTTACCCAAAGAAGCTAGTTCACCTAAGATTATGAGATTTCGTTCAGGTGATATACCCGTATTGAAATTTGTTATTTATTCAGATAGGTCTGTTTCAGAGCTTAGAAGATATGCCGTTAGCATTGTCAAGCCTAAATTAGAAAGTCTTAATGGGGTTGGTCTTGTAGAGGTTTTGGGTGGTAGTGATAGAAATATTTTGATTGAAATTTCTCAAAATAAACTAGAATCATATGGGCTTACTTTGTCAGAGATAGCAGCAGCAATTTCTTCTCAAAATTTTGAAATGTCGGCTGGTAATATAATAGATAATGGAATAGAGTACTTGGCACAAGTGTCTGGAAAATTTGCTTCAATTAGTGATTTGGAAAATGTAGTTGTTTCTTATAGAAACCCAAATACTTATTCTTCAAGTAATACTTCTCTTGTTCAGGTAACGCTTAAAGATATTGCAAACATTAAGAATACTTTTAAAGAATTAGAAAATTATACTTATTATAATGGTAAGCCCTCTGTTATTTTGGAGGTGAAGAAGCATAGCGATGCAAATTCTATTACAGTTTCCAATACAGTGAATGCAGAAATTGATAAAATCAAGCGTTCACTTCCAAGAGATATATCTTTAGATCTTGTATCAGATACTTCTGAATTTATTAAAGACTCTATTTCTTCTGTGAAGGATTCAGCTTATTATGGGGCATTACTTGCAGTATGTATTATTTTTTTCTTTTTAAGAAGCTTTAGGGCAACAATTATTATTGGAATTTCAATACCATTGGCTGTGGTTATTACCTTTTGTTTAATGTATTTTGCAAATATTTCACTGAATTTGTTAAGTCTTTCAGGACTTGCTTTGGGTATTGGTATGCTTGTCGATTGTTCTATTGCTGTAATAGATAATATATATAAATATAGACAGAAGGGAACAAAACTTATTCCAGCTGCGATTCTTGGAACTCAAGAAATGATGCTTCCAATTGTGTCCTCAACTTTAACATCAATTTGTGTGTTTGCTCCTGTTCTTGTTTTTAGGTCTGAAGTTGGGTTTATTGCCGATATAGTTAGAGATTTTGCTTTTACTATTGTTATATCTTTAGTAGCCTCTTTATTTGTTGCAATTTTTTTAGTTCCTATTCTTGCGACTCATTATGTTGGACTTTATACTACTTTTCAAAAACCTATCAAGAATAAATTTATTAAAAGAGTTGATGATTTTTTTTATGGAGTTTATTATGTTGGAGAAGTATTTTATGTTAAGTTGCTAAAATATGTTTTGTCTCACAAAATAATTTTTTCATTCATTATTATCTTTAGTTTTATTTTAAGTATATTTTCGTTTGTATTTTTAAATGTATCTTCTGGGCCTAGTGTGAGGTATCCTGAAATTAGCTTTAATTTTCAGTTCCCTAATAAGATAGATTTAGAGAGTTCAAAATTTTATGCGGATAAATTTTTAGAAATTATGAAGGACGAAATTAAGGTTTACAAGAGTGTCATTACTGAAGTGTATTCAAATCAAGTGATTTTTCATTTTAGATTACTTTCAGAGGAAGAAACAAGTGAAAAATTTGTTACAGATCCGGAAATTCTTAAATATAGAATTTATGATCGTATTGGAGAGCTTTATCCTGATTTAAATACTAAAGCTTCTACGGGAGGAGGGGGATTTTTTCAAGGTTCTCCCATTGATATTAGGATTGTTGCTTCTGATTTTGAGGTCGCAAGGGATTATGGAAACTTATTGGTTAATGCTTTAAAGAAGGAATTTCCTAAGCTTGTAAATCCTGTACTTAATGTAAAAGATGAAGAACTTCAAATTGATATAGACATAGATAGAGACAAAGTTTATTCTTATGGAATTAATATGAATACTCTTTCACGAGAGATTAAGGCTAATATTGATGGAATTTCTGCAGGGAAATATACTGAGAGTGGTTTAAATTATGATATTTTACTTAGACTTGATAGACGTGACATTACTAACTTAAAGGACTTAGATAAGATTTTTGTTAAAAATACATCGGGAGTTAAAATTCCTCTTTCTTCAGTAGCTAAGCTAAAGAAGACAAAGGGAGTTGGGGCTCTTTTTAGGGAAAATCAATCCTCAGTAGTTCGTCTTGGAGCAGGTATTCCTCCAGGTGAAAATTTGGCTTTAATTACATCAAAGGTAACGGATTTTGTAACTAATAAATTTCCCCAAAGAGATGGCATATTGATTGATTTTAAAGGAGAGTATAATGAATTTACTAAGAATATGGAACAATTTAAGTCGATAATTTTTATGGCTATTTTACTTGTATTTGGAATAATGGCATCACAATTTGAATCTCTTTTAAAGCCATTCATTATTTTTTTTACAATTCCATTAACTGTAGTGGGTGTTGTACTTATTCATTTTATAACAAGAGAGGATATTTCTGTTTTTACAGGTATTGGTATGCTTATGCTTGTTGGAGTTGTTGTTAATACTGGTATTGTGTTAGTAGATTATATTAATTTATTAGTTAAGAGGGGTTTTATCCTCAGAGAGGCAGTACTTGAGGGTGGAAGATCTAGGTTTAGACCCATTTTAATGTCTGCATTAACATCAATAATAGGGCTTATTCCCATTGCATTCTCAGAATCTAGTGGAGGTGCTCTTGTAAAACCTATTGCTATTACCTTTATTGGTGGAATGACAGCCAGTACATTTCTTACTTTACTTTTTATTCCTATGATTTTTGAAATTTTTTCTAAAATATCTATAAAAAATTTCATCTTTTCAAAATCATTAAAATTTGCTAGTAAGAATTCTTCACAGAAGAATGAGGTAAACACTAGTGATGTTAAGAATAATAAGGCCAATGACAATCTTAATAATTTTTTTATTGAAGATGATGAGGATTAG
- a CDS encoding AMP-binding protein, producing the protein MSIVKTFFEVADRRGDEIAQIYKSNKSYFRVTYKDLKNDVLKFASFLQEMHLGYQDKVFICSENRIEWTVIDFAILSLGAVDVPKGADVTLFEAEVIINSVLSNIVIVESLNLLNLISQVKFKVKPIIIIIDDLSDKDREKFSDFKIYSYKECIAIGDKTRKDESIIKALNSVNIHDMATIIYTSGTTGNPKGVMLSHSNFLYQVSSFSRMINTIEGQIFMCILPIWHSFQRSFSYNIFLKGMTCLFSSIVPRNMLDDIKSINPHYIAAVPRLWIAIRQNIYKEVAKKSFLAKLLFKFFVSVACLNDICYRTTLGLYPDNGFNLLIPIKKILGVLGLIILFPLKILGNSIIFKKIKKVLGNNFVVGITGGGSMSLSVVRFFNSIGIELANAYGLTEASPGVASNEHGKTILGTCGKILPGTIAEIRDEDGNKLKKPGKGILFVKGPQIMLGYYQDEEATRQVIGSDGFLNTGDIVKLSKDDVVQVIGREKDTIVLNNGENIEPAPIEVKLEESLLIEKAVVVGQDQKFLGALILPNFEEINKYLESMGQKILDYDNRRQIIANNVVLKAINDEIKKLINKANGFKPFEQILKFTLLEKPFEVGKEMSIKMDVKRNYILNLYRNEIKNLFS; encoded by the coding sequence ATGTCAATAGTAAAAACATTTTTTGAAGTTGCCGATAGGCGTGGCGATGAGATTGCTCAAATATATAAGAGCAATAAGAGCTACTTTAGGGTTACTTATAAAGATTTAAAAAATGATGTTTTAAAATTTGCATCATTCTTACAAGAGATGCATTTAGGATATCAGGATAAGGTATTTATTTGCTCTGAGAATAGAATTGAATGGACTGTTATAGATTTTGCAATTTTATCTTTAGGGGCTGTAGATGTACCTAAGGGGGCTGATGTTACCCTTTTTGAAGCTGAAGTAATTATTAATTCTGTTTTGTCCAATATAGTAATAGTTGAGAGTTTGAATCTTCTTAATTTAATTTCTCAAGTTAAGTTTAAGGTAAAGCCTATAATTATTATTATTGATGATTTGTCGGATAAAGATAGAGAGAAATTTAGTGACTTTAAGATTTATTCTTATAAAGAATGTATTGCAATTGGAGATAAGACAAGGAAAGATGAGTCTATTATTAAGGCTTTAAATAGCGTTAATATTCATGATATGGCGACTATAATATACACTTCTGGTACTACAGGAAATCCTAAAGGGGTAATGCTTTCGCACTCCAATTTTCTTTACCAGGTATCTAGTTTTAGTCGGATGATTAATACTATCGAAGGTCAAATATTTATGTGTATTTTGCCAATTTGGCATTCATTTCAGAGGTCGTTTTCTTACAATATTTTTCTTAAAGGAATGACTTGTTTATTTTCAAGTATTGTACCTAGAAACATGCTTGATGATATTAAAAGTATTAATCCTCATTATATTGCTGCTGTACCTAGACTTTGGATTGCAATAAGACAAAATATTTATAAAGAAGTTGCAAAGAAATCATTTTTAGCAAAGTTATTATTTAAATTTTTTGTTAGTGTAGCTTGTTTGAATGATATATGTTATCGGACAACTTTGGGGCTATATCCTGATAATGGATTTAATTTATTAATACCTATAAAAAAAATATTAGGAGTATTGGGTTTAATTATTTTATTTCCTCTTAAAATTTTGGGTAATTCAATTATCTTTAAAAAGATAAAGAAAGTTTTAGGTAATAATTTTGTTGTAGGCATTACTGGTGGTGGTAGCATGTCTTTATCTGTTGTTAGATTTTTTAATTCAATTGGGATTGAGCTTGCTAATGCTTATGGGTTAACAGAAGCATCTCCTGGTGTTGCATCTAATGAGCATGGGAAAACAATACTTGGAACTTGTGGTAAAATATTGCCTGGAACTATTGCTGAGATTAGAGATGAGGATGGTAATAAACTTAAGAAACCAGGTAAGGGTATTTTATTTGTTAAGGGCCCTCAAATTATGCTTGGATATTATCAAGACGAGGAGGCTACAAGGCAAGTTATTGGTTCTGATGGATTTTTAAATACGGGCGATATTGTTAAGTTATCAAAGGATGATGTTGTTCAGGTTATTGGAAGAGAAAAAGATACTATTGTGTTAAATAATGGAGAGAATATTGAGCCTGCTCCAATTGAAGTTAAACTTGAAGAGTCTTTATTAATAGAAAAGGCTGTTGTTGTGGGACAAGACCAAAAATTTTTAGGAGCATTAATTCTTCCTAATTTTGAAGAGATAAATAAATATTTGGAAAGTATGGGTCAGAAGATTCTTGATTATGACAATAGGCGTCAAATTATTGCTAATAATGTTGTGCTTAAGGCTATTAATGACGAGATAAAAAAGCTTATTAATAAAGCCAATGGATTTAAGCCTTTTGAACAGATATTAAAATTCACTCTTTTAGAAAAGCCATTTGAGGTGGGTAAAGAGATGTCAATTAAGATGGATGTTAAGCGTAATTATATTTTAAATCTTTATAGGAATGAAATAAAAAATTTGTTTTCTTAA
- a CDS encoding efflux RND transporter periplasmic adaptor subunit, whose protein sequence is MNLIFSIRFSVKYYLLCLSVLLLFSCNRSSGKETQEAMTGNDANEPYKFPVIAMKARKGTLSNYIALNGDIDTKVKTDVFPDATGKITTLNVRLGTYVNKGQVIATLDPSKPGALYLKSPVKAPISGYVLAVNRKIGETVGPQTSIALIGRVDTIQIRAYVSERYILDVKPGNNAVIEIESYPGEKFKAKISEVSPVLDFKSRAAEVYLEPVGNNAKKMVIGMFAKVKIVTNHLKNVIKIPSSAFVEREGKRFVFRVNEDTKTVQMLFPVIDFEVDNIVSVMDGINEDDLIVIEGMSPLSDGAYVNIVEIREGLTSEDNV, encoded by the coding sequence ATGAATTTAATTTTTAGTATTAGGTTTAGTGTTAAGTATTATTTATTGTGCTTAAGTGTGTTACTTCTTTTTTCATGTAATAGGAGCTCTGGAAAAGAGACTCAAGAAGCTATGACTGGGAATGATGCTAATGAACCTTATAAATTTCCAGTTATTGCTATGAAAGCTAGAAAAGGAACTTTAAGTAATTATATTGCGCTAAATGGTGATATAGATACCAAGGTTAAAACAGATGTATTTCCAGATGCTACAGGTAAAATAACAACTCTTAATGTAAGACTTGGGACTTATGTAAATAAGGGACAAGTGATTGCAACACTTGATCCTTCAAAGCCAGGCGCGCTTTATTTAAAGAGCCCAGTAAAAGCTCCAATTTCTGGATATGTTTTAGCTGTTAATCGTAAAATTGGTGAAACGGTTGGACCTCAAACGAGTATTGCTTTAATAGGTAGAGTAGATACAATTCAAATTAGGGCTTATGTATCTGAGAGGTATATTTTGGATGTTAAACCTGGCAACAATGCAGTTATTGAGATTGAATCTTATCCTGGTGAGAAATTTAAAGCGAAAATTTCAGAAGTATCTCCTGTACTTGATTTTAAGAGTCGTGCAGCTGAAGTGTATCTTGAACCTGTGGGAAATAATGCAAAAAAGATGGTTATTGGGATGTTTGCAAAAGTCAAAATTGTTACTAATCATTTAAAAAATGTAATAAAAATTCCAAGTAGCGCTTTTGTAGAGAGGGAAGGAAAGAGGTTCGTTTTTAGGGTAAATGAAGATACGAAAACAGTACAGATGTTATTTCCTGTAATAGATTTTGAAGTAGATAATATTGTGTCTGTTATGGATGGAATTAATGAAGATGATTTAATTGTTATTGAGGGCATGTCGCCTCTTTCTGATGGAGCTTATGTGAATATAGTAGAAATTAGAGAAGGGCTTACAAGTGAAGATAATGTGTAA
- a CDS encoding ABC transporter permease, whose protein sequence is MDRDFVVSSIDKFFNFLVDNFADSNGIGFSRIVLLFYENLKNLFLFINPILFIVIICVFSVLFLKKRLALLIMLGFCFILYFNLWEVSMDTVSIIFVSVLFSVILGIPVGILGGYYSKFYVFLKPILDLMQAMPPFIYLIPAIPFFGMGTSSAIFATIIFAMPPVIRYTRLGIVQVPGEVVEAAKSFGSSNFRILFQIQLPLALQSIIEGINQSIMMAISMIVIAAMVGSSGLGRTVIYSVERLNFGEGLISGLAVVVIAIILDRIMQTIFIKFSYLNTDNYGIKKENKFKRFLEMYNK, encoded by the coding sequence ATGGATAGAGATTTTGTAGTATCTAGTATAGATAAATTTTTTAACTTTTTGGTTGACAATTTTGCGGATTCGAATGGTATAGGATTTTCAAGGATTGTTCTTTTATTTTACGAAAATTTAAAAAATTTATTTCTTTTTATTAATCCTATTCTTTTTATTGTTATTATTTGTGTTTTTAGTGTCTTATTTTTAAAGAAAAGATTAGCTTTGTTGATTATGTTAGGGTTTTGTTTCATTTTATATTTTAATCTTTGGGAAGTTTCAATGGATACTGTATCAATTATTTTTGTGTCTGTGCTATTTTCCGTAATTTTGGGAATTCCAGTAGGTATTTTAGGTGGATATTATTCTAAGTTTTATGTATTTTTAAAGCCAATACTTGATTTAATGCAAGCAATGCCTCCTTTTATTTATTTAATACCGGCTATACCTTTTTTTGGCATGGGAACATCTTCGGCTATTTTTGCTACAATAATTTTTGCAATGCCTCCAGTTATTAGATATACAAGATTAGGAATTGTGCAGGTACCAGGGGAGGTAGTTGAGGCTGCAAAATCTTTTGGGAGTAGTAATTTTCGTATTCTTTTCCAAATTCAGTTACCATTGGCTCTTCAAAGTATAATAGAGGGAATTAACCAATCGATAATGATGGCAATATCTATGATAGTTATTGCAGCGATGGTTGGATCATCAGGATTAGGTAGGACTGTAATATATTCTGTTGAAAGATTGAATTTTGGTGAAGGTTTAATATCGGGATTAGCTGTTGTTGTAATAGCTATTATTTTAGATAGGATTATGCAAACCATTTTTATTAAATTTAGTTATTTAAATACTGACAATTATGGAATCAAGAAAGAAAATAAGTTTAAGAGATTTTTGGAAATGTATAATAAATAA
- the yidD gene encoding membrane protein insertion efficiency factor YidD, whose product MCILKRFFLIFNLIAILLVIIYQKTFSKIVGFHCIYETSCSNYALECLRKYNILTALFLIILRLLRCNALFKGGSESLPTEKPILNSLKEFRKRLIK is encoded by the coding sequence ATGTGTATCTTAAAAAGATTTTTCCTGATATTTAATCTAATAGCTATCTTATTAGTTATAATATATCAAAAAACTTTTTCCAAAATTGTTGGTTTTCATTGCATATATGAAACTAGTTGTTCAAATTATGCATTAGAATGCCTAAGAAAATACAACATTCTAACAGCATTATTTTTAATCATACTAAGACTACTGCGATGCAATGCATTATTCAAAGGCGGATCCGAATCACTACCAACCGAAAAACCAATATTAAACTCATTAAAGGAATTTAGAAAAAGATTAATCAAATAA
- a CDS encoding TolC family protein: MQISPEDAVRMALDSNLDAKNAEYREKIKRLYKDNAWNVFVPSLGVNAGLSRVPSSMPNSEEKDYWGVGLGASANLALNPSVFKKLQLTILDYERAKIDREKAIRNIRLGVLKMYNELIALKITLEVLESQLKNSKLKYDQASIAYNNGLLSELDYLDAKLKYDKSQPALDEQIINFEKLKETFKLLIGLDVLQDFETVGELSDEILDFSLLSEVIDVNELPDIRALNNSSRSIQKSLDAIWLDTFLPSFSFGISYSASIPFSGSSVGLSKNGFSASLGLQYNLTGMLPFSGNFTNIWDKDYQLEILKNQASNEIRKFKSSIVHKRKDVRRYKSILDASKMNLELSRKNYQMAFDAFNSGGIDLLKLNDIEVSYKKSDLQFIRDKLNYANAILEYKDLINALD; encoded by the coding sequence ATGCAAATATCTCCTGAAGATGCTGTTCGTATGGCTTTAGACAGTAATTTAGACGCCAAGAATGCCGAGTATAGAGAAAAGATAAAAAGATTATATAAAGATAATGCTTGGAATGTTTTTGTTCCAAGCTTAGGTGTTAATGCGGGACTTTCAAGAGTACCTTCTTCCATGCCTAATTCAGAAGAGAAGGATTATTGGGGCGTGGGACTTGGAGCTTCTGCTAACCTTGCATTAAACCCATCCGTTTTTAAGAAACTTCAACTTACCATTCTTGATTATGAGAGGGCTAAAATAGATAGAGAGAAGGCTATTAGGAATATTAGGCTGGGCGTTCTTAAAATGTATAATGAGTTGATAGCTTTAAAGATTACTTTAGAAGTTTTGGAAAGCCAGCTTAAAAATAGTAAACTTAAATATGACCAAGCTAGCATTGCGTATAATAATGGACTTTTATCTGAGTTAGATTATCTTGATGCTAAGCTTAAGTATGATAAGTCCCAACCCGCTTTAGATGAACAAATTATTAATTTTGAAAAATTAAAAGAAACATTTAAATTGTTAATAGGATTGGATGTTCTGCAAGATTTTGAGACTGTAGGAGAATTATCAGACGAAATACTAGATTTTTCATTGCTTAGTGAAGTCATAGATGTAAACGAATTGCCAGATATCAGAGCTCTAAACAATTCTTCTAGGAGCATACAAAAATCTCTTGATGCTATTTGGTTAGATACTTTCTTGCCAAGTTTTTCTTTTGGAATCTCCTATTCTGCGTCTATTCCTTTTAGTGGTAGTTCAGTTGGTTTATCAAAGAATGGGTTTTCTGCTTCATTGGGCTTGCAGTATAATTTAACGGGAATGTTACCATTTTCAGGTAACTTTACAAATATATGGGATAAAGACTATCAATTAGAAATATTAAAAAATCAAGCTTCAAATGAAATCCGCAAATTTAAATCTAGTATTGTGCATAAGCGTAAAGATGTAAGAAGATATAAATCTATTTTAGATGCTTCAAAGATGAATTTGGAGTTGTCTAGAAAGAATTATCAAATGGCTTTTGATGCCTTTAATTCAGGTGGAATAGATCTTTTAAAATTAAATGACATTGAAGTTTCTTACAAAAAGAGTGATTTACAGTTTATAAGAGATAAATTAAATTATGCTAATGCAATCCTTGAATATAAAGATTTAATAAATGCATTAGACTAA
- a CDS encoding PG0541 family transporter-associated protein, producing MHEIEKDLGEPIYYSKIYNVHGKGRKGEKQANGVWPEENFILIVYTDNLIVMERLKVAVEMLDKEYPTEGIRIFVLG from the coding sequence ATGCATGAAATAGAAAAAGATTTAGGTGAGCCTATATATTACTCTAAGATATATAATGTTCATGGGAAAGGAAGAAAGGGTGAAAAACAGGCCAATGGAGTTTGGCCTGAGGAGAATTTTATTCTTATAGTTTATACTGATAACTTAATTGTTATGGAAAGATTAAAAGTTGCCGTGGAGATGTTGGATAAAGAATATCCTACAGAAGGAATTAGGATTTTTGTCCTGGGTTGA